One part of the Scatophagus argus isolate fScaArg1 chromosome 12, fScaArg1.pri, whole genome shotgun sequence genome encodes these proteins:
- the LOC124067972 gene encoding BEN domain-containing protein 4 encodes MEGEMQPADEGPCAPKMCRQQRGPYSTLKTFQSKRSAGKSRFDRSAVAEVPLFGDGHHFTFHPEQPNHFQPHHHHHHHQQQQQQQRLQQLHQTSVAISSSQQHHPAPQQQQQQQQQQHRFPCENRPSSRVPTSTSAPAASVAAAASTQQRRASSGGAEPRFSPDCTYGISSENRLILDAFAQQCSRVLSLLNNGRLLEPSSSSFTSNIKLEDGSGDLQGLHCSSLGKSKLEESSSTTDPEEEAQQSHLSQQQTSAVLRIFTDSLQNYLLSGPQQQQHLAASLEDEQCPSAEPGSGVSPPRHNLGGWGSPTPSESYGHPSSTLPEEEEEEENCCPRCLELEQEVLSLQQENEELRNKLENIPVPCQNVLDYFKTVLEFHNQLVQPMPEEQLTEEEERQTLFEGSKQLLENYPLFITNKQWDEAVNSSKKDGRRLLRYLIRYVFTTDELKFSCGLGKRKRSVHSGDPGLERRPLNPVKVSCLREFIRMHCASNPDWWMPSEEQINKVFSDAVGHARQGRAVGTFLGSSGSSTSSLYMDSFDGHLSQDELYLKGCQNGQSD; translated from the exons atggagggagagatgcAGCCCGCAGATGAAGGGCCCTGCGCCCCGAAGATGTGCCGACAACAACGGGGTCCGTACAGCACCCTGAAAACCTTCCAGAGCAAGCGCTCGGCGGGCAAGTCGCGCTTTGACAGGTCCGCTGTGGCCGAGGTGCCTCTGTTTGGCGACGGGCATCACTTCACTTTTCACCCCGAGCAGCCTAATCATTTCCAACcgcaccatcaccaccaccaccaccagcagcagcagcagcagcagcgtttgCAACAGCTCCACCAAACCAGCGTCGctatcagcagcagccagcagcatcACCCAgcccctcagcagcagcagcagcagcagcagcagcagcatcgtTTCCCATGTGAGAACAGGCCCAGCAGCAGGGTCCCGACATCCACCTCAGCGCCGGCTGCCAGCGTGGCGGCGGCGGCGTCTACCCAGCAGCGGCGCGCCAGCAGCGGCGGAGCGGAGCCCAGATTCTCTCCGGACTGCACCTACGGTATCAGCTCAG agAATCGTCTCATCCTGGATGCCTTTGCCCAGCAGTGTAGCCGAGTCCTCAGCCTCCTCAACAACGGCCGTCTCCTGGAgccctcctcgtcctccttcACTTCTAACATTAAGCTGGAAGATGGGTCAGGGGACTTACAGGGCCTTCACTGTTCCTCACTGGGGAAGTCCAAACTAGAAGAGAGCTCCTCCACCACAGACCCAGAAGAGGAGGCCCAGCAAAGCCATTTAAGCCAACAACAGACCTCTGCTGTTCTCCGCATCTTCACAGACTCACTACAGAACTATCTGCTCTCAGGGcctcaacagcagcaacatctgGCTGCGAGTCTGGAGGATGAGCAGTGTCCGTCGGCGGAGCCCGGTTCAGGCGTGTCTCCTCCGAGACACAACCTGGGGGGCTGGGGCTCGCCGACTCCCTCGGAGTCGTACGGCCACCCGTCGTCCACCctgcctgaggaggaggaggaggaggaaaactgCTGTCCACGCTGCCTGGAGTTGGAGCAGGAGGTGCTGTCTCTGCAGCAAGAGAACGAGGAGCTCCGCAACAAGCTGGAGAATATCCCAG TTCCCTGTCAAAATGTTCTCGACTACTTCAAGACTGTTCTGGAGTTTCACAACCAACTGGTCCAGCCGATGCCAGAAGAGCAGCTCACCGAG GAAGAAGAACGACAAACACTCTTTGAG GGCAGCAAACAGCTCCTGGAGAACTACCCTCTCTTCATCACTAACAAGCAATGGGACGAAGCCGTCAACTCCTCTAAAAAAGACGGCAGGCGGCTGCTGCGCTACCTGATTCGCTACGTCTTCACCACAGACGAGCTCAAGTTCTCCTGCGGTTTGGGCAAGAGGAAGCGTTCAGTCCACTCAGGCGATCCAGGGCTGGAGAGACGGCCTCTCAACCCCGTCAAAGTCAGCTGCCTCAGAG AGTTCATCCGGATGCACTGTGCCTCAAACCCGGACTGGTGGATGCCCTCAGAGGAGCAGATCAACAAAGTGTTCAGCGACGCCGTCGGTCACGCGCGTCAGGGCCGAGCGGTCGGCACGTTCCTgggcagcagcggcagcagcaccagcagcctcTACATGGACAGCTTTGATGGACATCTGTCACAGGACGAACTGTATTTAAAAGGCTGCCAGAACGGCCAATCTGACTGA
- the shisa3 gene encoding protein shisa-3 homolog — protein sequence MVRLLSCLLLGYLTWNLRISDAQGEYCHGWLDSNGNYHEGFQCPEDFDTMDATVCCGSCSLRYCCAAADARLDQGSCTNDREVDNTEFAAQPVYVPFLMVGSIFVAFVVVGSLVAVYCCTCLRPKQPTQQPIRFSLRSCQGETIPMILTTAPPSLRAPSRQSSTATTSSSSAGGGSSVRRFSLGAQGQQQQQQHSCLVSTNVSSSASTPTQTPQTLLPPPPPPYTSPPALMSGGIQHPSTHTQLQLHQPSTPSHPSQTTGFLLPQQYFFPLQPDAFAAAKGFADFGQS from the exons ATGGTGCGCCTgctcagctgcctgctgctgggaTATCTGACCTGGAATCTGCGGATATCGGACGCACAGGGGGAATACTGCCACGGATGGCTGGACTCTAATGGGAATTATCATGAGGGTTTCCAGTGTCCGGAGGACTTTGACACCATGGACGCCACGGTGTGCTGCGGCTCCTGCTCGCTGCGCTACTGCTGCGCGGCCGCGGACGCACGGCTGGACCAGGGCAGCTGCACCAACGACAGGGAGGTGGACAACACCGAGTTTGCAGCGC AGCCCGTCTACGTGCCCTTCCTGATGGTGGGAAGCATCTTCGTCGCCTTCGTAGTGGTCGGCTCTCTGGTGGCCGTCTACTGCTGCACCTGCCTGCGGCCCAAGCAGCCGACCCAGCAGCCCATTCGCTTCTCCCTGCGCAGCTGCCAGGGCGAAACCATCCCCATGATCCTCACCACCGCTCCCCCGAGCCTCCGAGCCCCGTCGCGACAGTCCAGCACAGCCACCACCAGCTCCAGCTCGGCGGGAGGCGGCAGCTCCGTGCGGAGGTTTTCTCTCGGAGCTcaggggcagcagcagcagcagcagcatagcTGCCTGGTGTCCACCAATGTGTCTTCGTCAGCCTCCACCCCGACCCAGACCCCTCAGACTCTgctcccacctccacctcccccttACACATCCCCGCCAGCACTCATGTCAGGAGGCATCCAGCACCCCTCCACCCACACCCAGCTACAGCTCCACCAGCCCTCCACGCCCTCGCACCCCTCTCAGACCACTGGGTTCCTCCTGCCGCAGCAGTACTTCTTCCCCCTGCAGCCCGATGCCTTCGCAGCGGCCAAGGGCTTCGCCGACTTCGGACAGAGCTGA